In a single window of the Drosophila albomicans strain 15112-1751.03 chromosome 3, ASM965048v2, whole genome shotgun sequence genome:
- the LOC117571446 gene encoding LIM domain-binding protein 2 — MNRRGLNTGNTMSSQANIDEGSWKGVSEGSAMLPSTNASALNPDASNQSGFPQGGLPYNSSGNQYPQGGQSSPAGNQSLVFQNSNQPGSNTPQYTSSPAPSGSSTPGPVGVGSQNIQGNYSQSSTAANFNGPVGGPFGSPSSGLGQFSRPASSGTPFNSGQAGHFSSPTVFGVGGQFNPMPPASPFGHGGNHPMMGGPQQMDRIDQGFRRHNSYFSHTEHRVFELNKRLQQRNEDSDNCWWDSFTTEFFEDDARLTILFCLEDGPKRYTIGRTLVPRFFRSIFEGGVSDLYFQLKHAKESFHNTSITLDCDQCTVITHHKKPCFTKVCADARLILEFMYDDYMRIKSWHMTIKGHSELIPRSFIGTSHPDPILMDQITKNITRAGITNSTLNYLRLCVILEPMQELMSRHKAYALSPRDCLKTTLFQKWQRMVAPPGKKDPQRPPNKRRKRKGSNSGGGNNSNTPPVANQKRSPSGPSFSLSSQDVMVVGEPTLMGGEFGEEDERLITRLENTQYDGTNAVDHDNHTGFGHADSPISSSNPWTMERGGNIPASPGNPSGPQNNANIADIDKKSPIVSQ; from the coding sequence ATGAATCGTAGAGGTTTAAATACTGGAAACACGATGTCTTCTCAGGCCAACATTGATGAAGGCAGTTGGAAAGGTGTTTCAGAAGGCTCAGCTATGTTGCCTTCCACAAACGCATCAGCTCTAAACCCGGACGCCAGCAATCAGAGCGGATTTCCCCAGGGAGGACTACCATATAATTCCAGCGGCAATCAATATCCACAAGGTGGACAATCTTCACCAGCTGGCAATCAATCGTTGGTATTTCAAAATTCTAATCAACCCGGATCAAATACTCCGCAATACACTTCATCTCCGGCCCCCTCGGGGTCATCAACCCCTGGTCCAGTTGGAGTCGGCTCGCAAAATATACAGGGAAACTACTCACAATCATCGACCGCGGCAAATTTCAATGGGCCTGTTGGCGGACCATTTGGATCACCATCATCTGGCCTGGGACAATTCAGTCGGCCAGCGAGTTCAGGTACACCATTTAATAGTGGGCAAGCTGGACATTTTTCGTCACCAACAGTTTTTGGTGTTGGTGGCCAATTTAATCCAATGCCACCAGCATCACCGTTCGGCCATGGTGGCAATCATCCCATGATGGGCGGCCCTCAACAAATGGATCGCATTGATCAAGGCTTTCGAAGACATAATTCATACTTTAGTCATACGGAGCATAGAGTGTTTGAGTTAAACAAGCGATTGCAGCAACGAAACGAAGACAGCGACAATTGTTGGTGGGATTCATTTACAACTGAGTTCTTTGAGGATGATGCCAGATTAACCATCTTGTTTTGCTTGGAAGACGGCCCCAAACGATATACGATTGGACGCACACTTGTTCCACGGTTTTTTCGCAGTATTTTTGAGGGCGGCGTCTCCGATCTGTACTTTCAGCTGAAACACGCGAAGGAATCTTTCCACAACACATCCATAACACTGGACTGCGATCAGTGCACAGTGATTACGCATCATAAAAAACCTTGCTTTACAAAAGTATGCGCAGATGCCCGATTAATTCTTGAGTTTATGTATGATGATTACATGCGCATTAAATCGTGGCACATGACTATTAAGGGACATAGTGAACTGATTCCTCGGTCCTTCATTGGAACGTCACATCCTGATCCCATACTCATGGATCAAATCACAAAGAACATTACTCGAGCGGGCATAACCAATTCCACTTTAAATTACCTTCGATTGTGCGTTATCCTGGAGCCGATGCAGGAGCTCATGTCGCGTCACAAGGCCTATGCTCTGAGTCCTCGTGATTGTTTGAAGACCACGCTCTTTCAGAAATGGCAACGAATGGTCGCACCACCCGGAAAAAAGGATCCCCAAAGGCCGCCGAACAAGCGTCGCAAAAGAAAAGGCTCAAACTCCGGAGGCGGCAATAACTCAAATACCCCGCCAGTCGCAAACCAGAAAAGGTCCCCATCAGGACCCAGTTTCTCGCTCTCATCGCAAGATGTAATGGTTGTTGGCGAGCCCACATTGATGGGCGGTGAATTTGGCGAGGAAGACGAGAGGTTGATAACCCGATTGGAGAATACGCAATATGATGGCACTAATGCTGTCGATCACGACAACCATACTGGATTCGGACACGCGGATTCGCCCATTTCTAGCTCGAATCCATGGACAATGGAGCGAGGTGGCAACATTCCAGCTAGTCCTGGAAATCCATCTGGACCACAGAACAATGCAAATATAGCGGATATCGATAAAAAGAGCCCAATTGTATCGCAATAG
- the LOC117571445 gene encoding inner nuclear membrane protein Man1 isoform X1, which produces MMCMYIAHTHVYPSAVNERNVQFLVQQPIINMTDSYVNLSDVEIQRKLTQLGFPKTPVTETTRPLLIKKLMKHMKNEKLKKGKVTNYVLYSKDNNKPQVHNSPPIELQEYSNLFDNGLENNNDIRAYKNPTVLYKNDVNVNSVQSSASRMYAPPPVMALNYDDNEQHALNIANKFRKPRSTIPCGTSSSSTSYAKINGKPNICDGGVVNRLLSFRDTSTKKKKFNSKDGYSTVPMSNAFIKNGLIQKLVAFDLKSFLKKPDISLHIIPHVLIASFVIFLAMISVLYVAKKFYLSPISRTDLRYTICGPNDKDLLFSSPTTVTCISEDLFKKAVYISEELFKYLNERARLHHCIDKEHSPTLELDDLKKALSENSNVLKGNTQKKLLATQYLIGQNPQWMIKTIVSTLNSSDDISFELTEPNLPIKCIIQKKMSRFFTAIGLLLLVALVCLIVYLSVAFYRIRQKEKLLAAEHFIKDIINELMYQSSVSENSEVIINELQDKLLPAHKRSKLLNSWNKALKTLEGNDNRVLFGMIARNGEQLRTMTWNKNLGNKEVSTSKKWQSSAFDNSNKILNPPTSCLKIRHMFDQSEVEQPNLRQMIVESIFEKVGSNCKICDVQLDKQSCCVYIRCATEADAGMVHNEINGWWFDKKLISIKFLRLERYLSRFPKSLAEPIYFKSPNIN; this is translated from the exons ATGATGTGCATGTACATTGCACATACACATGTGTACCCAAGTGCAGTGAATGAACGCAATGTACAGTTCTTAGTACAACAGCCTATT aTAAATATGACGGATAGTTACGTTAATTTAAGCGATGTCGAGATACAACGGAAACTAACGCAATTGGGATTTCCGAAAACTCCAGTTACAGAAACCACCAGACCATTACTGATAAAGAAATTGATGAAACATATGAAAAATGAGAAGcttaaaaaaggaaaagtaaCAAACTATGTGCTTTACTCCAAGGATAATAATAAGCCACAAGTACACAATTCGCCACCAATTGAACTACAAGAATATTCGAATCTCTTTGATAATGGGCTTGAAAACAACAATGATATTCGAGCCTATAAAAATCCGACGGTGTTGTACAAAAATGATGTAAATGTGAATTCAGTGCAGAGCTCTGCCTCAAGGATGTATGCGCCACCTCCTGTTATGGCTTTAAATTATGATGATAACGAACAACATGCTTTAAATATTGCCAACAAATTTCGTAAACCGCGCTCAACAATACCTTGTGGTACCTCATCGTCATCTACATCCTATGCAAAAATCAATGGCAAACCCAACATTTGTGATGGTGGTGTTGTAAATCGACTGCTTAGTTTTCGAGATACCtctacaaaaaagaaaaaattcaaCTCCAAAGATGGCTATAGCACAGTCCCGATGTCAAATgcgtttattaaaaatggattGATCCAAAAACTTGTCGCATTCGATTTGAAATCGTTCCTAAAGAAACCTGACATTAGTTTGCACATTATACCACATGTACTTATTGCGTCCTTTGTCATATTTCTAGCGATGATTTCTGTTTTGTATGTGGCAAAGAAATTTTACTTGAGCCCCATTTCTCGCACTGACTTAAGATATACGATATGCGGACCCAACGATAAAGACTTGCTGTTCTCTTCACCGACAACTGTCACATGCATTAGTGAAGACCTATTCAAAAAGGCCGTGTACATAAGTGAGGAACTTTTCAAGTACTTAAATGAAAGAGCACGGTTGCATCACTGTATTGATAAGGAGCATTCACCAACACTTGAACTGGATGATTTGAAGAAAGCGCTAAGTGAAAACAGTAATGTGCTCAAAGGCAACACTCAAAAAAAGCTGCTGGCCACGCAGTATTTAATTGGTCAAAATCCACAATGGATGATCAAGACGATTGTCTCAACGCTAAACTCATCCGATGACATATCATTCGAGTTGACGGAACCGAATCTGCCAATTAAGTgcattatacaaaaaaaaatgtcacgCTTTTTTACTGCTATCGGATTGCTGCTTCTCGTGGCATTAGTTTGCTTAATTGTTTATCTTTCCGTGGCTTTTTATCGCATAAGacaaaaggaaaaactttTGGCCGCAGAGCATTTTATCAAGGACATAATCAATGAACTGATGTATCAAAGTTCGGTATCGGAGAATTCGGAAGTTATAATTAATGAGTTGCAAGACAAACTCTTACCAGCTCACAAGCGATCGAAACTATTGAATTCGTGGAATAAGGCTTTAAAGACGCTTGAGGGAAACGATAACCGTGTGCTCTTTGGTATGATTGCCCGAAATGGCGAACAACTTCGTACTATGACATGGAATAAGAATTTAGGTAATAAGGAAGTGAGTACCTcaaaaaaatggcaaagttCAGCATTTGATAACTCTAACAAAATCCTAAATCCGCCAACGTCTTGCTTGAAAATCAGGCATATGTTTGATCAATCCGAAGTTGAACAACCCAACCTGAGACAAATGATCGTTGAATCCATATTCGAAAAGGTTGGctcaaattgcaaaatatgcgATGTTCAACTTGATAAGCAATCGTGCTGCGTTTATATTCGCTGCGCAACTGAAGCTGACGCTGGAATGGTTCACAACGAAATCAACGGATGGTGGTTCGATAAGAAActaatttcaatcaaatttcTGCGACTTGAACGCTATTTAAGTCGTTTTCCAAAATCTTTAGCTGAACCCATATACTTTAAATCCCCCAACATAAATTAA
- the LOC117571445 gene encoding inner nuclear membrane protein Man1 isoform X2, producing MTDSYVNLSDVEIQRKLTQLGFPKTPVTETTRPLLIKKLMKHMKNEKLKKGKVTNYVLYSKDNNKPQVHNSPPIELQEYSNLFDNGLENNNDIRAYKNPTVLYKNDVNVNSVQSSASRMYAPPPVMALNYDDNEQHALNIANKFRKPRSTIPCGTSSSSTSYAKINGKPNICDGGVVNRLLSFRDTSTKKKKFNSKDGYSTVPMSNAFIKNGLIQKLVAFDLKSFLKKPDISLHIIPHVLIASFVIFLAMISVLYVAKKFYLSPISRTDLRYTICGPNDKDLLFSSPTTVTCISEDLFKKAVYISEELFKYLNERARLHHCIDKEHSPTLELDDLKKALSENSNVLKGNTQKKLLATQYLIGQNPQWMIKTIVSTLNSSDDISFELTEPNLPIKCIIQKKMSRFFTAIGLLLLVALVCLIVYLSVAFYRIRQKEKLLAAEHFIKDIINELMYQSSVSENSEVIINELQDKLLPAHKRSKLLNSWNKALKTLEGNDNRVLFGMIARNGEQLRTMTWNKNLGNKEVSTSKKWQSSAFDNSNKILNPPTSCLKIRHMFDQSEVEQPNLRQMIVESIFEKVGSNCKICDVQLDKQSCCVYIRCATEADAGMVHNEINGWWFDKKLISIKFLRLERYLSRFPKSLAEPIYFKSPNIN from the coding sequence ATGACGGATAGTTACGTTAATTTAAGCGATGTCGAGATACAACGGAAACTAACGCAATTGGGATTTCCGAAAACTCCAGTTACAGAAACCACCAGACCATTACTGATAAAGAAATTGATGAAACATATGAAAAATGAGAAGcttaaaaaaggaaaagtaaCAAACTATGTGCTTTACTCCAAGGATAATAATAAGCCACAAGTACACAATTCGCCACCAATTGAACTACAAGAATATTCGAATCTCTTTGATAATGGGCTTGAAAACAACAATGATATTCGAGCCTATAAAAATCCGACGGTGTTGTACAAAAATGATGTAAATGTGAATTCAGTGCAGAGCTCTGCCTCAAGGATGTATGCGCCACCTCCTGTTATGGCTTTAAATTATGATGATAACGAACAACATGCTTTAAATATTGCCAACAAATTTCGTAAACCGCGCTCAACAATACCTTGTGGTACCTCATCGTCATCTACATCCTATGCAAAAATCAATGGCAAACCCAACATTTGTGATGGTGGTGTTGTAAATCGACTGCTTAGTTTTCGAGATACCtctacaaaaaagaaaaaattcaaCTCCAAAGATGGCTATAGCACAGTCCCGATGTCAAATgcgtttattaaaaatggattGATCCAAAAACTTGTCGCATTCGATTTGAAATCGTTCCTAAAGAAACCTGACATTAGTTTGCACATTATACCACATGTACTTATTGCGTCCTTTGTCATATTTCTAGCGATGATTTCTGTTTTGTATGTGGCAAAGAAATTTTACTTGAGCCCCATTTCTCGCACTGACTTAAGATATACGATATGCGGACCCAACGATAAAGACTTGCTGTTCTCTTCACCGACAACTGTCACATGCATTAGTGAAGACCTATTCAAAAAGGCCGTGTACATAAGTGAGGAACTTTTCAAGTACTTAAATGAAAGAGCACGGTTGCATCACTGTATTGATAAGGAGCATTCACCAACACTTGAACTGGATGATTTGAAGAAAGCGCTAAGTGAAAACAGTAATGTGCTCAAAGGCAACACTCAAAAAAAGCTGCTGGCCACGCAGTATTTAATTGGTCAAAATCCACAATGGATGATCAAGACGATTGTCTCAACGCTAAACTCATCCGATGACATATCATTCGAGTTGACGGAACCGAATCTGCCAATTAAGTgcattatacaaaaaaaaatgtcacgCTTTTTTACTGCTATCGGATTGCTGCTTCTCGTGGCATTAGTTTGCTTAATTGTTTATCTTTCCGTGGCTTTTTATCGCATAAGacaaaaggaaaaactttTGGCCGCAGAGCATTTTATCAAGGACATAATCAATGAACTGATGTATCAAAGTTCGGTATCGGAGAATTCGGAAGTTATAATTAATGAGTTGCAAGACAAACTCTTACCAGCTCACAAGCGATCGAAACTATTGAATTCGTGGAATAAGGCTTTAAAGACGCTTGAGGGAAACGATAACCGTGTGCTCTTTGGTATGATTGCCCGAAATGGCGAACAACTTCGTACTATGACATGGAATAAGAATTTAGGTAATAAGGAAGTGAGTACCTcaaaaaaatggcaaagttCAGCATTTGATAACTCTAACAAAATCCTAAATCCGCCAACGTCTTGCTTGAAAATCAGGCATATGTTTGATCAATCCGAAGTTGAACAACCCAACCTGAGACAAATGATCGTTGAATCCATATTCGAAAAGGTTGGctcaaattgcaaaatatgcgATGTTCAACTTGATAAGCAATCGTGCTGCGTTTATATTCGCTGCGCAACTGAAGCTGACGCTGGAATGGTTCACAACGAAATCAACGGATGGTGGTTCGATAAGAAActaatttcaatcaaatttcTGCGACTTGAACGCTATTTAAGTCGTTTTCCAAAATCTTTAGCTGAACCCATATACTTTAAATCCCCCAACATAAATTAA
- the LOC117567295 gene encoding uncharacterized protein LOC117567295 → MDCHHRIEVPLRSGGGKKMKKRRELDALIAHSITKKGSHRTIHSQDKLLSVSTDDPDDYTWMNVEGTTRRGHRKKLYFRKCAPFLFGITTALFVGILYWLYFDLRQQISDYRQKVEEVSAISKIFPDTLQQWHETTSFLIKNQTFVINQLNELNQNVNVLNGNLSSLQETVKAQRNYGQDEKLVADFGAKLEAVVTDIDGIKEHYNRYVELQKGLRSDMEMIKVNVSQLATIKESAAPANFSNDVNTLNQTMQNALKKLESDLMNVNNTLIQSIKIINGEIVSHKNKLDDLLDRSQSITAHVTTLSNNWQEFQQKIISVNEQLDKMKGKLTITDNKNRMLSNAIDQLMSLYKKPADSTTQLNQEDATNNEIEVTTPANLTVNVRESSTR, encoded by the exons ATGGACTGCCATCATCGTATTGAAGTGCCACTGCGGTCTGGTGGTGGCAAGAAGATGAAAAAACGACGAGAACTGGACGCTTTGATAGCACATTCCATTACAAAAAAAGGTTCCCACCGCACTATTCACTCACAGGACAAATTGCTGTCAGTATCCACGGATGACCCTGATGACTACACATGG ATGAATGTTGAGGGCACTACCCGACGAGGTCATCGAAAAAAACTTTACTTTCGCAAGTGTGCTCCATTTCTGTTTGGGATAACTACAGCTTTATTTGTTGGTATACTGTACTGGCTTTACTTCGATTTAAGACAGCAAATTTCCGATTATCGTCAAAAAGTTGAAGAAG tCTCTGCcataagcaaaatatttccGGATACACTCCAGCAGTGGCATGAAACAACATCATTCCTAATCAAGAACCAAACATTTGTAATCAACCAACTCAATGAATTGAATCAAAACGTTAACGTTTTAAATGGCAATTTAAGTAGTCTCCAAGAGACTGTTAAGGCCCAGAGAAATTATGGCCAGGACGAGAAACTTGTGGCCGACTTTGGAGCCAAGCTAGAGGCTGTTGTAACGGATATTGATGGTATTAAGGAACACTATAATAGATATGTCGAGCTACAGAAGGGCCTGCGATCCGATATGGAAATGATCAAG GTCAACGTTAGTCAATTAGCAACGATTAAGGAAAGCGCTGCGCCAGCAAACTTTTCAAATGACGTCAACACGCTCAATCAAACGATGCAAAATGCATTGAAAAAGTTGGAAAGCGATCTTATGAATGTTAATAACACTCTTATCcagtcaataaaaattattaacgGCGAAATCGTGTCGCACAAG AATAAATTGGACGACTTGTTGGATCGCTCACAAAGTATAACGGCTCATGTAACCACATTAAGCAACAATTGGCAAGAGTTccagcaaaaaataataagtgtCAACGAACAGCTGGATAAAATGAAAGGAAAG ttgaCGATAACCGATAACAAGAACCGTATGCTTTCGAATGCTATTGATCAGTTGATGTCGTTGTATAAGAAACCTGCTGACTCAACAACTCAATTGAACCAGGAAGATGCGACCAACAATGAG ATTGAAGTAACGACTCCGGCAAATTTAACGGTTAACGTCAGGGAATCATCAACGCGAtaa